In the Diospyros lotus cultivar Yz01 chromosome 13, ASM1463336v1, whole genome shotgun sequence genome, TCGTCTAAGGTCTCCGAGTTTGTGTCTGTTAGGTTACCTTTGCTTGTCCCTTTTCTTGACCTTacatcatctccatctccaacGTCTTCACCATCTCCACCATCCTTTGCCTCTCGCCTTGATCGCTCCGATCTTCAAGTCTATCAACGGCATCCACAACTTGTGGCCCAACCAGCACCGACTGTCGTTGCTAGTTCGAGGGAGCCGTCTCCTGACTCATACCTTGTGTCAATTCGTTCTTCCTCCTTTGGTCCGTCGACTTCGACTTTTGATCTTGACTTACATATTGCTCTTCGTAAAGGTACTCGCCATCCCATTTCCCATTTTGTTAGCTATGATTCTTTGTCTCctagatattttgtttttgtttcttctttatcttctgtttcttttcctAAATCTGTTCCTGAAGCTCTTTCCCATCCAGGGTGGCGGGTTGCTATGGTCGAAGAAATGTCTGCCTTACATTCCATCGGGACTTGGGACTTGGTACTTGGTACCTCTTTCCAAGGGTAAGTTTACTGTTGGTTGTTGTTGGGTTTACATTATTAAAGTTGGCCCTGATGGCCGGATTGATCATCTTAAGGCTCGTCTTGTTGCTAAAGGATACACTCAGGTTTTTGGTCTTGATTATGGCGATACATTTTCTCCTATTGCTAAGATCTCCTCCGTTTGCCTTTTCTTGTCCCCTGCTGCTATGTTTCACTGGCCTCTTCATCAACTGGACATAAAAAATGCCTTTCTCCATGGAGATTTACAGGAGGAGatgtatatggagcaacctcctggctttgttgctcagggggagtttGGGCTGGTGTGTCGCCTTCGAAAATCTTTATACAGTTTAAAACAATCTCTTCGAGCTTGGTTTGGTTGATTTAGTTCAGTTGTTCTTGAGTTTGGGTTAATTCagagtgaagctgatcattctattttttatcgTTCCCAGTCTGACCGCCACATTCTTCTagtggtatatgttgatgatatagtacttacagaggatgatgatgttggtatcaTTGAATTGAAGACACTTCTTCACCAACATTTTTAGACTAAGGATTTTAGtcatttgagatattttttaagtattgaGGTAGCTTGGTCAATGTAAGacatctatatttctcaaaggaagtatgcctTGGATATGCTAGAGGAGACAAGATTGCTTGGATGTAAACCTACAAATACCCCTATGGATTCAAATATCAGGCTGTTACTGAGACAGGGGGAGCCTTTTTCTGATCCTAGGCGTTACCGTCGACTAGTTGGGAAACTTAATTACCTCATAGTCACTCGTCCTGATATATCCTTTGTTGTGAGTTTGGTAAGTCAATTCTTGGATTTACCTTGTGACAGTCACTGGGATGCAGTGATTCGTATTCTTCAATATATTAAGGCTACCCCTGGTCGGGGtgtattgtatcaaaatcatTGGCATAGTCAGATTGTGAGATATACAGATGTTGATTGGGCAAGATCACCTAGTGACAGGAGATCTATATCtggatattgtgtatttgtgggtggaaacctagtctcttggaaaagtaagaaacaaactgTTGTCGCCAGATCCAGTGCAAAGGCTGAATATAGGGCAATGGCCGTAACAacatgtgagctagtgtggttgaaacaattaattgaggagttaGGAGTTATGTAGGTTAAGTCTATGCAATTAGTTTGTGACAACCAGATTGCaatgcatattgcttctaatcctatgtttcatgagagaaccaagcatattgaaattgattgtcattttgttagagaaaatgtgcTCTCTGGGGATATAGTTACAATATATGTGGGTTCCAACGATCAACTGGctgatttactcaccaagtcgCTTAGAGGGTCTCGtgtgaattatatttgtaccaagctgggcatgctcaatatatatgctcctGCTTGAGGGGGActattaaataagataagtaagggggtattagtgtaattatttttaactacttgtatgtatatatatatatatgcttgtacTGTATACTTGTGGTAGAATACATACAGTTTATTCACATAACAGATACCAGCGCCCAAATTCCTCATTTGAAATTTCATATGTACCCTTGTGTGTTTTTTTGGGATATGCTACATCTTAACAGGCTTATCTTGCACAGGGTCCTAGAGTAATTGTGGTGGGACCTGCAGATTCTGGAAAAAGTACCTTGTCAAGGATGCTTCTTAGTTGGGCAGTGAAGCAGGGATGGAAACCGACTTTTGTGGATCTGGACATTGGCCAGGGGTCTGTAACCATTCCTGGATGCGTTGCAGCTACTCCAATGGAATTGCCAATTGATCCAGTGGAAGGATTCACTCTTGAAATGCCGCTTGTTTATTTCCATGGACACACAAACCCTAAGTAACagattttctttctcttatttttcagTTTTGACTGTTTTTTCAATAGTTACCTTTCACTTCTTACATTGATTTCACATGACCATGAAATCTTCCACATTTTgatgttgattttaagttatagTATTTTGAGTGTCCAACACTCATGGATGCCTTTTAGAACTGGTGTTTCACAGTGTCAACTCAGATTTGTATAAGATCCTTGTGAAGGAGCTTGCTCGGACTCTTGAGAGACAATTTGCTGTTAATAGTGAATATCGAGCTGCAGGCATGGTAATCAATACCATAGGGTGGATAGAAGGAGTTGGTTATGAGGTAATTAAGCTCCAAGCTTGTTCAGTCATCCTGATtggttaaaataattttggttTGCCAGTTTGGATGTTTGGGGTatcattgtttgattttatgtttttgttgtagTTGCTTCTGTACTCAATTGAGACATTCAATGCCAATGTTGTCCTGGTTTTGGGCCAGGTAAaagctttttcctttctttgagTGCATTATTTTATGTACTGTTTTGGTCTAATTGAAAATGttgttttgttatcatttttgTCTGGCACATCCTTGTTGCTGTTGCTTAAATACTTACCAGTATAAGTTTGTGTTCAAACTTAAGCTTCAGTTTGTATTTTGAGGCACTCAAAACACTTGTATTAGCAGATAGTGGTCATATAACAATGTGTAACCCGGATCTCTTTTAGCTTGTGTCAACTATCAAGATCAGCTGATAATGAGATacattgataaaataaaaattgatgctTCCATTATTTGTTCATGCCAGTTTTCTTTCAGCCAAAATCAGccatattttccagattttATCCTGCGTAATAATTTATTGGGAAATTATAATTCTGGTGATTCAATAttctaaatgaaaaaatagaattttaatcAATTCCATGTACATATGAGGGGAGGGAGCCTTGTGCATGGGACtgtccttttattttatttgttttttttctgaatAGTTATAGAAAATGAGGACAACCCTGTAGCAAAAGTAATGTTTCTCATTTGCGACTGGAAGGTCACAGGTCCATGTTTGTTGAAGCAGTTTCTTTGAAAATGCAGAAAATGATCCATCTCTGATCTTTACAAAGCGGGGAATCTCGTGCACCAAGGATGCCCTTGTTTAGTTAATCAtaaaaattggaatttctgttCATTGGTGCAACAGTATGATTGCTTTGTTTCTACCTGTTAGTGATGTGTTGTGAAACATGGAAATAATTACTCTGCCACATGGGACAAGGCTTAATATACCTGACTCTTGCTGGACCACGGTTGTGAGAGCCTCATGTACTGGATCACCCTTGTTTTAGGTGTTGCCGTAGTTTATTTGTTACTCTTAGTTTCTAGAGATAATATACAAATCTGGTAAAAATATTTGTTCATTTCATGATGTGTCTTGAATTCTGATGTGTCTTTATGCATTTGGTAGCTTACTGCAGTTTTATCATTGTTTGCTGAGCCAACCATGAATGGAATTATCTTAATCCATCTTACTACTTTAGTAATTTAATACTCCTGACTTAACCATCACCGTGGATTCTCTATTTTTAAGCTTCTATGATTCTTTGCAGGAGAAACTCTGCAGCATGCTCAAGAAAGATGTTCTGAAAAGCAAGCGTAATATTGATGTTGTGAAACTTCAGAAATCTGGCGGGGTTGTATCCAGGGATCAAAAACTCCGTCTAAAAGATAGGAGCTACAGGATAAGGGTGAataatgagtttttattttgtaatagtAAACTGGCGGCCAATAATTCTTTTGTTGTTTAACTGCTTAGTCACAAACTTATATCTGGCCACAACATATCTTGTTAGCTTGACGCAGATGAGCTGATCTTTGCTGGTGTTTTATTTTCCAGGAATACTTTTATGGCCTTGCCAATAATCTTTCCCCGCATTCCAATATTGCAAACTTCAGCGATTTCGCTGTTTATAGAATTGGTGGTGGACCACAGGCCCCACGCTCGGCCCTGCCAATTGGTGCGGAGCCTGCTGCAGACCCTACAAGATTGGTTCCTGTGAATATCAGCCAGGAATTGCTCCATTCAGTTCTTGCTGTTTCATTTGCCAAAGAACCAGATCAAATTATTTCGAGGTATGAGGGAATTCATTTCcctaaatattttcattatttctcttttcttttggttttttggTCCATCCCTTGGGTTGCATTATCCATGTTTTACTAGTTTGTGGAAGCACCTAAATTagtgatgcggtcaccaatcaagactcgacCCAAGGTCGACCTGACCAAACCGAAACAGCAGCGCTGGAACAGTAGCGCCGGAACAGTAgcgaaacaatattttaatacttcatatgttaattctatttcatgtttgttggggttttatttctattatgattctagttgaattttatttacaagtattagatggattagCCAAACTCTATAATTATACCTAGAAGTTAGGGGTTGTAATcagttttattattcaataaattttagcAACCAGTTCGGTTTTTTCCAGCAAGCAGCTTCGGTTCTTGTGCCTAGCTGAGAGTCCAGCTTTGGTCGTTGAAGTTTGTTCTCTCAATGATACTtgaaatttattgttttaagggtttctttgtgtgttttctttacacaTACGTTACACGTTGCGTCAATCAGCCACCTCAATCCAGGCATATTGCTTGCTGGCAAGCCTTGATAGATTCTTGCTTCAACAACCTACCCAAGTTACATCTAATATGATGACCCCAAATACAATGCTGACCTCTTGTGGACAAATAACATTGGTTTTCTTCCAAacaatataaagaaaacattgGTCATGGTGTAATATGTGTTCATGCTAGATTCTTTGCATTGGTATCCA is a window encoding:
- the LOC127788302 gene encoding protein CLP1 homolog, with product MADGEIREVKLDKESELRIEVAPESPLRLRLLAGSAEIFGTEIPPKIWMTFPPALKFAVFTWYGATIEMDGNTETDYTADETPMVSYVNVHAILEGRRLHAKASPSDSDSSQGPRVIVVGPADSGKSTLSRMLLSWAVKQGWKPTFVDLDIGQGSVTIPGCVAATPMELPIDPVEGFTLEMPLVYFHGHTNPNVNSDLYKILVKELARTLERQFAVNSEYRAAGMVINTIGWIEGVGYELLLYSIETFNANVVLVLGQEKLCSMLKKDVLKSKRNIDVVKLQKSGGVVSRDQKLRLKDRSYRIREYFYGLANNLSPHSNIANFSDFAVYRIGGGPQAPRSALPIGAEPAADPTRLVPVNISQELLHSVLAVSFAKEPDQIISSNVAGFIHIMDVDIQRRKITYLAPCAGELPSRILIMGDLTWLET